The following are encoded in a window of Methanothrix sp. genomic DNA:
- a CDS encoding helix-turn-helix domain-containing protein, whose amino-acid sequence MNSEGEFSNIRGLLAEKIAGEITLSQNPGETLRKWRRNFGISQTELSNYLGISPSVISDYESGRRRSPGILIVSKIIDALLKIDELRGCNVLRAYESMFGDMVGLSAICSVCEYARPVTLAEFMAEIDATLICGSTDVQINGYTIIDSIKAILELLPEQFYKIYGRSTARALIFTGVTRGRSPLVAIRVSNLKPGAVILQGIEAERVDPVAVKIARVENIPLLTTLLSPEELSSSLSRI is encoded by the coding sequence ATGAATTCTGAGGGGGAGTTCTCAAACATCAGGGGCTTGCTGGCCGAGAAGATCGCCGGCGAGATCACGCTTTCCCAGAACCCTGGCGAGACCCTCAGAAAGTGGCGCCGGAACTTCGGGATAAGCCAGACAGAGCTCTCGAACTACCTGGGCATATCACCGAGCGTGATAAGCGATTACGAGAGCGGAAGACGACGATCACCAGGCATACTGATAGTCAGCAAGATCATCGATGCGCTTCTCAAGATTGATGAGCTGAGAGGATGCAATGTGCTGCGCGCATACGAGAGCATGTTCGGCGACATGGTCGGACTGAGCGCGATATGCTCTGTCTGCGAGTATGCCAGGCCGGTCACGCTTGCGGAGTTCATGGCAGAGATAGATGCGACGCTTATATGCGGGAGCACGGATGTGCAGATCAACGGCTACACGATAATCGATAGCATAAAGGCGATACTGGAGCTTCTGCCCGAGCAGTTCTACAAGATCTACGGCCGAAGCACTGCCAGAGCGCTTATATTCACAGGTGTCACAAGGGGGAGATCGCCGCTGGTCGCGATACGGGTGTCAAACCTGAAACCAGGCGCGGTCATACTCCAGGGCATAGAGGCTGAGCGCGTGGATCCGGTAGCTGTGAAGATCGCAAGGGTGGAGAACATACCCCTTCTTACCACGCTGCTATCGCCAGAGGAGCTATCCAGCAGCCTGAGCAGGATATGA
- a CDS encoding hydroxymethylglutaryl-CoA synthase, with translation MRGDHLGVGIVSYGVYIPRYRIKVDEIARVWGEVEDVARGLNVYEKAVPDLDEDTATIAVEAARNAVSRANIDPRRIGAIYTGSESHPYAVKPTGTIVGEAIGCSHSHTVADMEFACKAGTAAIQACLGLVRSGMIDLGLAIGADVSQGAPGDALEYTAAAGGAAYVVGAGDLIAEIEGTYSFTTDTPDFWRREGMPYPEHGGRFTGEPAYFKHVTSAARGLMEMLGRRPEDYDYAVFHQPNGKFPVRVAAKLGFTKEQIAPGLVVPLIGNTYSGSTLIGLAATLDQAKPGESIFVTSFGSGAGSDAFSIRVTERINDIRDRAPSVRDYIAIAEYIDYARYAKHKGKLRL, from the coding sequence ATGAGAGGGGATCACTTGGGCGTCGGTATAGTCAGCTACGGTGTTTACATTCCGAGGTACAGGATAAAGGTCGATGAGATTGCCAGGGTCTGGGGAGAGGTGGAGGATGTCGCGCGGGGACTCAACGTCTACGAGAAGGCGGTTCCCGACCTGGACGAAGATACCGCCACCATCGCTGTTGAGGCCGCCAGAAATGCGGTATCCAGGGCGAATATCGATCCACGCAGGATAGGCGCCATCTACACAGGCTCCGAAAGCCACCCATATGCTGTGAAGCCGACCGGCACCATCGTCGGCGAGGCGATCGGATGCTCTCATTCTCATACCGTTGCTGATATGGAGTTCGCCTGCAAGGCAGGCACCGCGGCCATCCAGGCATGCCTGGGTCTGGTCAGGTCAGGCATGATCGACCTGGGGCTGGCCATAGGCGCAGACGTGAGCCAGGGCGCCCCGGGTGATGCTCTGGAGTACACTGCAGCTGCGGGTGGGGCAGCATATGTTGTGGGTGCCGGGGATCTCATCGCGGAGATAGAGGGCACATACTCATTCACCACCGATACCCCGGATTTCTGGCGCAGGGAGGGCATGCCGTATCCAGAGCACGGCGGGAGGTTTACAGGGGAGCCGGCATACTTCAAGCACGTGACCTCTGCCGCCAGGGGGCTCATGGAGATGCTGGGGAGAAGACCGGAGGATTACGATTATGCTGTCTTCCACCAGCCCAACGGAAAGTTCCCGGTAAGGGTCGCGGCAAAGCTCGGATTCACAAAGGAGCAGATCGCTCCAGGGCTTGTGGTGCCGCTCATAGGAAACACCTACTCCGGCTCGACGCTGATCGGCCTGGCAGCGACACTCGACCAGGCGAAACCAGGTGAGAGCATATTCGTCACCAGCTTCGGATCCGGCGCGGGGAGCGATGCATTCAGCATCAGGGTCACTGAGAGGATAAACGATATCAGGGATCGAGCCCCGAGCGTGAGGGATTACATAGCAATAGCGGAGTACATCGACTACGCGAGATACGCGAAGCACAAGGGGAAGCTCAGACTATGA